The genomic DNA TTTCGATCGTACGACAATACTCTTCGAACCGCCCTGATCCGTCCGTTATAATCGGACCCGTGGACGATGCAGGATTCTTCAAGCACTTCTTTCACAGTCTTTTTACTGTACGTGACTTCCCCTGAACAATCGACAACCTTTGACTGATGCACTCCGTCACAGGAAGGATAAATTGCTGCCGTTCTTTCAGTAATCAACACCTCAAACTTTTTCACATGATCACCCCATATTTTTTAGCCCTAATGAACCAGGACTTTATAATCATTATAGGTTTACTAATTATAACTTCCACTATATTGTTAAAAAGTTTAACTTTATTTGTAAAAAAGTTTTCAGTCGTCATTTTCCCATAAAAAAACCGCGCAGGGGATGATCCCTGATCGCGGTCATTCAATCATTCATTACCTCTTTGATCACAGCTTCCACAAAAGCAGGCGTTTTCACAAACGCACTCTCGATATGAAGTCGTTCGGTGCGCTTATGGGCATCCTTCCCGAACGGTCCAACGTTCAGGACGGGGGCGTCGAGGCTCGCCATGGCATCGAAGGGAATGGAGTACGTCGTTTCCCACACCGGGGTGTTCTCCTCATACACGGTCCAGCCGTGATGCTCATCCTTGAAATTCACATAGCTCAAGTCTGAAATCCCGTTGAAGTAGTGGATCTGCTCCACCTCCAGTCCGAAAGAACGCTCCGCTTCCCTCCTCACCTTCTCCACCAGCTTCTGCACAAGGGGGGAGTCAGACGTGTTCACCGCAGGATAATACGGAGGGGTATACATCAAGACGATGGCAGGCGTCAGCTCCTGACAATCAATGAGAAGGGTATCGGCCATCTTGAATGATTTCTCCCGATCGTCCCCGATATACGAGCGGATATCCTGCTTCAATGCTTCGATGTATTCCTTCCCCATCTTCATCTCGGCATAGCGGAGAAGCTCCCCGTAGCGCAGGACGGATACATCGCCGACCGCCGGGATCCCTTCCCTTTCGCACAGCTCCCCGTACCACTCATTGCACTCGTCTGCCGCTTCCCTGGCCACCTCCTCGAAGGTATTCATCACATCGGCAGCCGAGCGCTTCATCGTGAACACATTGTACATGGCCACGGTACCAAACGGCGTCTGGGCCGAATAATTCAGGCGCAGGTCTTCCTGGAGCAATGTGATCGGAAGCGGCGTCGACTCGCCTTGATCGCTTTCCCGGAACAGGGGATTCCATTCCATCTTCCTGGTCAGGAATGACGCCATGAACGATGAGGTCAACCCGCTGAGAGGCTCCCCGACATGGGTTTCCCTCCCGTAGAAAAGCGCCGACGGCATGATTTTTCCGATGGAACCCGAATAGACTTTATAAGCCGTATCCGTCGGGTTCTGGGAGAAGACCGGCTCCCCGTTCAGGAAGAGGGTGTACGTAAGTCCATGCTCATCCTTCATGTCATTGAGGGCCGTCACGGCAGCCCTCATACCGGAAGAGTTGACCTCCTCATCCGGTACCGTCAAAAGGACCAGATTCACCTGCCATCCTTCCTCTGCCGCTTTCTCGATGGTCGCCATATGGACGGCAAGCCCCGCCTTCATGTCCATCGTACCGCGTCCCCACAGGAACGTGCCTGCTTCAAGATCCTTCTTCGCTTCGGGATGAAGTTCGGACGCGTATTGAGGAAGCTCTTTGGTGAGAGCCTCTGGATTGAATGCAAGTGCTTCGAGCACCCCGTATTCTTCCGTACTCACCGTATCGAAATGACTGATGAGGACGATGGTCTTCTTTGCTTGCGGATGCTTATAAAGGGCCGTCAGGAATGAACGCCCAAGATCGGCTTCCCCAAGCTTCAGCTGCTGTGGATGCTCGGTAAAATACGGAATGCTCTTCATTTTTTCCATCAGCTTCCTCGGGAATTCGATTTCCCCTTCCGTCAACGTCCTGCTGTGCCAGCTGACGAGCTCACAAAGCAGTGCTCGCAATGCTTCCGGCGTTTGCCACTGTGCCATGACCCTTCCCCCTTTTA from Rossellomorea marisflavi includes the following:
- a CDS encoding M20/M25/M40 family metallo-hydrolase, with product MAQWQTPEALRALLCELVSWHSRTLTEGEIEFPRKLMEKMKSIPYFTEHPQQLKLGEADLGRSFLTALYKHPQAKKTIVLISHFDTVSTEEYGVLEALAFNPEALTKELPQYASELHPEAKKDLEAGTFLWGRGTMDMKAGLAVHMATIEKAAEEGWQVNLVLLTVPDEEVNSSGMRAAVTALNDMKDEHGLTYTLFLNGEPVFSQNPTDTAYKVYSGSIGKIMPSALFYGRETHVGEPLSGLTSSFMASFLTRKMEWNPLFRESDQGESTPLPITLLQEDLRLNYSAQTPFGTVAMYNVFTMKRSAADVMNTFEEVAREAADECNEWYGELCEREGIPAVGDVSVLRYGELLRYAEMKMGKEYIEALKQDIRSYIGDDREKSFKMADTLLIDCQELTPAIVLMYTPPYYPAVNTSDSPLVQKLVEKVRREAERSFGLEVEQIHYFNGISDLSYVNFKDEHHGWTVYEENTPVWETTYSIPFDAMASLDAPVLNVGPFGKDAHKRTERLHIESAFVKTPAFVEAVIKEVMND